The Streptococcus oralis Uo5 genome includes a window with the following:
- a CDS encoding Tex family protein: MDKKYEKISQDLGVTLKQIDTVLSLTAEGATIPFIARYRKDMTGSLDEVAIKAIIDLDKSLTNLNDRKEAVLAKIQEQGKLTKELEAAILAAEKLADVEELYLPYKEKRRTKATIAREAGLFPLARLILQNVTGLEKEAEKFFCEGFATGQEALAGAVDILVEALSEDVNLRAMTYQEVLRHSKITSQVKDASLDEKQVFQIYYDFSETVGNMQGYRTLALNRGEKLGILKVGFEHATDRILAFFAARFKVKNAYIDEVVQQSVKKKVLPAIERRIRTELTEKAEEGAIQLFSDNLRNLLLVAPLKGRVVLGFDPAFRTGAKLAVVDATGKMLTTQVIYPVKPASARQIEEAKKDLSDLIGQYGVEIIAIGNGTASRESEAFVAEVLKDFPEVSYVIVNESGASVYSASELARQEFPELTVEKRSAISIARRLQDPLAELVKIDPKSIGVGQYQHDVSQKKLSESLDFVVDTVVNQVGVNVNTASPALLSHVAGLNKTISENIVKYREEEGKITSRAQIKNVPRLGAKAFEQAAGFLRIPESSNILDNTGVHPENYAAVKELFKRLDIKDLNEEAQNKLKSLSVKEMAQELDLGPETLKDIIADLLKPGRDFRDSFDAPVLRQDVLDIKDLKVGQKLEGVVRNVVDFGAFVDIGIHEDGLIHISHMSRKFIKHPSQVVSVGDLVTVWVKKIDTEREKVNLSLLAPDESN, encoded by the coding sequence ATGGATAAAAAATATGAAAAAATCTCCCAAGATTTGGGAGTAACCTTAAAGCAAATCGATACTGTTCTAAGTTTGACAGCAGAAGGGGCGACGATTCCCTTCATCGCGCGTTATCGAAAGGATATGACTGGTAGTCTGGATGAGGTGGCGATTAAGGCCATTATTGACTTGGATAAAAGTCTGACAAATCTTAACGACCGTAAAGAAGCTGTCTTGGCTAAGATTCAAGAACAAGGCAAACTAACCAAGGAATTGGAAGCAGCTATTTTGGCAGCTGAGAAATTAGCAGATGTAGAAGAACTCTATCTTCCTTATAAGGAAAAACGTCGAACCAAGGCAACTATTGCCCGAGAAGCTGGACTCTTTCCTCTTGCTCGCTTGATTTTGCAAAATGTAACTGGCTTAGAGAAAGAAGCTGAGAAGTTTTTCTGTGAAGGATTTGCGACTGGTCAAGAAGCTTTGGCTGGTGCAGTTGATATTTTGGTCGAAGCCTTATCGGAAGATGTCAATCTACGTGCTATGACCTATCAGGAAGTGTTGAGACACTCTAAAATCACTTCGCAGGTCAAGGATGCAAGTCTTGATGAAAAACAAGTATTTCAGATTTATTACGATTTTTCAGAGACTGTTGGCAATATGCAGGGTTATCGTACCTTGGCTCTCAATCGTGGGGAAAAATTAGGCATCTTGAAAGTTGGCTTTGAACATGCGACGGATCGTATTCTTGCTTTCTTTGCTGCTCGTTTCAAGGTGAAAAATGCCTATATAGATGAAGTTGTTCAACAGTCAGTTAAGAAAAAGGTCTTGCCTGCTATCGAGCGACGCATTCGGACAGAATTAACTGAAAAGGCAGAAGAAGGAGCTATCCAACTCTTTTCAGACAACCTGCGTAATCTCCTTTTGGTTGCTCCACTGAAAGGGCGCGTGGTTTTAGGATTTGACCCTGCCTTTCGTACAGGTGCCAAGCTTGCTGTCGTAGATGCAACAGGAAAAATGCTGACGACCCAGGTCATTTATCCTGTTAAACCAGCCTCCGCTCGTCAAATTGAAGAAGCCAAGAAAGATTTGTCGGACTTGATTGGTCAATATGGCGTGGAAATTATTGCTATCGGAAATGGGACGGCCAGTCGTGAAAGTGAAGCCTTTGTGGCGGAAGTTCTGAAAGATTTTCCAGAAGTCAGCTATGTTATCGTAAATGAAAGTGGCGCTTCAGTCTATTCTGCCAGCGAACTTGCTCGTCAGGAGTTTCCAGAATTAACCGTTGAAAAACGCTCTGCTATCTCTATCGCTCGACGTTTGCAAGATCCGCTTGCTGAATTGGTTAAAATTGATCCTAAGTCAATCGGTGTAGGCCAATACCAACACGATGTCAGTCAGAAGAAACTGTCTGAGAGTCTGGACTTTGTCGTCGATACCGTAGTCAACCAAGTTGGTGTCAATGTCAATACAGCTAGCCCAGCACTTCTCTCCCACGTAGCTGGACTCAATAAAACTATTTCTGAAAATATTGTCAAATACCGTGAGGAAGAAGGGAAAATCACTTCACGCGCACAAATCAAAAATGTTCCTCGTCTAGGTGCCAAAGCCTTTGAGCAAGCTGCAGGTTTCCTCCGTATTCCGGAAAGTAGCAATATTCTTGATAATACTGGTGTTCACCCAGAAAACTATGCTGCGGTTAAGGAACTCTTCAAACGCTTGGATATCAAGGACTTGAATGAAGAAGCCCAAAATAAGCTTAAGTCCCTTTCAGTTAAGGAGATGGCGCAAGAACTGGATCTTGGCCCAGAAACCCTTAAAGATATCATTGCCGATCTTCTCAAACCAGGTCGAGATTTCCGTGACTCTTTTGATGCACCTGTTCTCCGTCAAGATGTACTGGATATTAAGGACTTAAAAGTCGGCCAGAAACTGGAAGGTGTGGTGCGGAATGTCGTTGACTTCGGTGCATTCGTTGATATCGGGATTCACGAAGACGGCTTGATTCATATTTCCCATATGAGTCGTAAATTTATCAAACATCCCAGCCAAGTGGTGTCAGTTGGAGATTTGGTAACGGTTTGGGTTAAGAAAATCGATACCGAGCGTGAAAAAGTCAATCTGTCGCTCCTCGCTCCAGATGAATCTAACTGA
- a CDS encoding SprT family protein — MNLTEYVQSVSLEDFGRPFTHQAQWNSRLRTTGGRFFPKDGHLDFNPKVYNELGLEVFRKIVRHELCHYHLYFQQKGYRHKDRDFKELLKEVDGLRFVPPLKDQSTYLVYQCQSCQQTYQRKRRIDTKRYRCGVCRGKLVILNRPKD, encoded by the coding sequence ATGAATCTAACTGAGTACGTTCAGTCTGTTTCCCTCGAAGACTTTGGTAGACCTTTTACCCACCAAGCCCAGTGGAATTCTCGTCTGCGAACGACAGGTGGGCGATTTTTCCCCAAGGATGGGCATTTGGATTTTAATCCCAAGGTTTATAATGAACTAGGTTTGGAAGTCTTTCGCAAAATCGTACGCCATGAACTCTGTCACTACCATCTTTATTTTCAGCAAAAGGGTTATCGACATAAGGACCGAGATTTCAAGGAACTTTTGAAAGAAGTGGATGGACTGCGCTTTGTCCCACCTCTGAAAGACCAAAGTACCTACCTAGTTTATCAGTGTCAATCCTGTCAGCAAACTTATCAGCGCAAGCGTAGGATTGATACCAAACGCTATCGTTGTGGCGTCTGCCGTGGTAAACTCGTCATCTTAAATCGGCCTAAGGACTGA
- a CDS encoding PspC domain-containing protein codes for MNTKFYKMRRNRMVSGVLAGLSDKWNFDVTLVRFLFAIFTVANFGIGVIIYIILASILPTKEEIEAEMYGTGPRKRKEAQAIEDNDGWFW; via the coding sequence ATGAATACAAAATTTTATAAAATGAGACGAAATCGTATGGTGTCAGGAGTTTTAGCTGGGCTATCAGACAAGTGGAATTTTGATGTAACCTTAGTCCGCTTTCTCTTCGCCATTTTTACTGTAGCAAATTTTGGAATTGGTGTGATAATATACATCATCCTTGCCTCTATCCTGCCAACTAAGGAAGAAATCGAAGCCGAAATGTACGGAACAGGACCACGCAAACGTAAGGAAGCCCAAGCCATTGAAGACAATGATGGCTGGTTTTGGTGA
- a CDS encoding ABC transporter ATP-binding protein, which produces MTLLDVKHVQKIYKTRFQGNQVEALKDIHFTVEKGDYVAIMGESGSGKSTLLNILAMLDKPTRGQVYLNGVDTATIKNSRASSFRREKLGFVFQDFNLLDTLSVKDNILLPLVLSRKPITEMMKKLVVTAENLGINQLQEKYPYEISGGQKQRVAVARAIITEPEILLADEPTGALDSKSSAALLDVFDEINERGQTILMVTHSTAAASRAKRVLFIKDGILYNQIYRGDKTERQMFQEISDTLTVMASEVN; this is translated from the coding sequence ATGACACTTTTAGATGTAAAACACGTTCAAAAAATCTATAAAACTCGTTTTCAAGGCAACCAAGTAGAAGCCCTCAAAGATATTCACTTTACCGTAGAGAAGGGTGACTATGTTGCCATCATGGGGGAGTCTGGTTCAGGAAAGTCAACTCTGCTCAACATCCTAGCTATGCTGGATAAACCAACTCGTGGTCAAGTTTACTTGAACGGAGTAGATACAGCAACTATTAAAAACTCACGGGCTTCCAGCTTCCGTCGTGAGAAGTTAGGATTTGTCTTCCAAGACTTTAACTTGCTAGATACCCTGTCTGTTAAGGATAATATCTTGCTTCCGTTAGTGTTATCACGAAAACCCATCACAGAGATGATGAAGAAATTGGTGGTAACAGCTGAAAATTTAGGCATCAACCAATTGCAAGAGAAGTATCCTTACGAGATCTCAGGAGGTCAAAAGCAGCGGGTAGCAGTAGCACGCGCTATCATCACTGAACCTGAAATTCTCCTTGCGGATGAGCCAACAGGAGCCCTTGACTCCAAGTCATCTGCAGCTCTTTTGGATGTTTTTGATGAAATCAATGAGCGCGGGCAAACCATTCTCATGGTAACTCACTCAACCGCAGCAGCCAGCAGGGCCAAGCGCGTTCTCTTTATCAAGGACGGCATTCTTTACAACCAAATCTACCGTGGAGATAAGACAGAGCGTCAGATGTTCCAAGAAATCTCTGATACTTTGACCGTTATGGCAAGCGAGGTGAATTAG
- a CDS encoding ABC transporter permease: MFRLTNKLAVSNLIKNRKLYYPFALAVLLAVTITYLFYSLSLNPNIGKIRGGETISMTLALGMVVVTIASGIIVLYANSFVMKNRSKELGVYGMLGLEKRHLISMVFKELLIFGSLTLTAGLGLGALFDKLIFALLLKLMKMKVELVSTFQPIVFILVLIVFGAIFLGLIFINAFRIARMNALQLSREKASGEKKGRFLGVQTILGLISLGAGYYLAVTVENPLSAVLIFFVAVLLVILGTYLLFNAGITVFLQILKKNKRYYYQPNNMISVSNLIFRMKKNAVGLATIAILSTMVLVTMSAATSIFKASENFKKVMNPHDFGITGQNVEKEDIEKLLSQYASEKGLTVTKKEVLTYSNFGVANQEGTKLTIFEKGQNRVQPKTIFMVFDQKDYENMTGQKLALSGKEVGLFAQNKQLQGQKELTLNDQTYTIKEEIKKDFILEHVPNQYNILTSDYNYLVVPDLKAFLDQHPNSSIFNQYYGGMNVTASEEEQLKIADDYSKFVNNFNREINKEGSYVYGSNLADSSAQMSALFGGVFFIGIFLSIIFMVGTVLVIYYKQISEGYEDRERFIILQKVGLDQKQIKQTINKQVLTVFFLPLLFAFLHLAFAYHMLSLILKVIGVLDATMMLTVTLSICAIFLIVYVLIFMITSRSYRKIVQM; this comes from the coding sequence ATGTTCCGATTAACCAATAAGTTAGCGGTTTCTAACTTGATTAAAAACCGCAAACTCTACTATCCCTTTGCCCTTGCTGTTCTCTTAGCAGTGACCATCACCTATCTTTTTTACTCTTTGTCACTTAATCCTAACATTGGCAAGATCCGAGGGGGAGAAACTATCTCTATGACGCTTGCCCTCGGTATGGTGGTTGTTACCATCGCTTCTGGAATTATTGTACTTTATGCCAATAGTTTTGTCATGAAGAACCGCTCCAAGGAGCTGGGTGTATATGGTATGCTGGGTCTCGAAAAGCGCCATTTGATCAGTATGGTTTTTAAGGAGCTTCTTATTTTTGGTTCCTTAACCTTGACAGCTGGTCTCGGTCTAGGAGCTCTCTTTGATAAGCTAATCTTCGCCCTTCTTCTGAAGCTGATGAAGATGAAAGTGGAGCTCGTTTCGACTTTCCAACCAATTGTCTTTATCCTAGTTCTCATCGTCTTTGGAGCTATCTTCCTAGGTCTGATTTTTATCAATGCCTTTCGCATCGCACGCATGAATGCCCTTCAGCTCTCTCGTGAGAAGGCCAGTGGTGAGAAAAAAGGACGTTTCTTAGGTGTCCAAACCATTCTAGGTCTGATTAGTTTGGGAGCGGGTTACTATCTAGCAGTAACAGTCGAAAACCCACTTTCTGCTGTTCTGATTTTCTTCGTAGCAGTTTTGTTAGTAATTTTGGGAACTTATCTTCTCTTCAATGCAGGGATTACAGTTTTCTTACAAATCTTAAAGAAAAACAAGCGTTATTATTACCAACCCAACAACATGATTTCCGTATCCAATCTCATTTTCCGTATGAAGAAAAATGCGGTTGGTCTGGCGACGATTGCTATTCTCTCAACCATGGTCTTAGTGACTATGTCTGCTGCAACAAGTATCTTTAAGGCATCAGAAAACTTCAAGAAGGTCATGAATCCACATGATTTTGGGATTACAGGACAGAATGTTGAAAAAGAAGATATCGAAAAACTCTTGAGCCAGTATGCTAGTGAAAAAGGATTGACTGTCACAAAGAAAGAAGTCCTTACATACAGTAACTTTGGTGTGGCAAATCAAGAAGGTACGAAATTGACAATTTTTGAGAAAGGTCAAAATCGTGTTCAACCGAAAACTATTTTTATGGTCTTTGACCAAAAAGACTATGAGAATATGACAGGACAGAAACTTGCACTTTCAGGTAAGGAAGTTGGATTGTTTGCTCAAAACAAGCAACTTCAAGGTCAAAAAGAACTGACTCTGAATGACCAGACCTACACGATCAAAGAAGAAATCAAAAAAGATTTTATTCTTGAACATGTCCCAAATCAGTACAATATTCTAACTTCGGATTATAACTATTTGGTTGTTCCTGACTTGAAAGCCTTTCTTGACCAGCATCCTAATTCTTCCATCTTTAATCAATACTATGGTGGTATGAATGTAACGGCTAGTGAGGAAGAGCAGCTTAAAATTGCAGATGACTATTCAAAATTCGTTAACAATTTTAATAGAGAAATAAACAAAGAAGGAAGTTATGTTTACGGAAGCAATCTGGCTGATAGTAGTGCGCAGATGAGTGCTCTCTTTGGTGGAGTATTCTTCATCGGTATCTTCCTCTCTATCATCTTTATGGTGGGAACGGTTCTCGTCATCTATTACAAACAAATCTCTGAAGGCTATGAAGATCGCGAACGCTTTATCATTTTGCAAAAAGTCGGTCTAGATCAAAAACAAATCAAGCAAACGATTAACAAACAGGTGCTAACTGTTTTCTTCCTTCCATTGCTTTTTGCCTTCCTACACCTTGCCTTTGCCTATCATATGCTTAGCCTTATCCTAAAAGTCATTGGGGTGCTAGATGCGACTATGATGTTGACTGTCACTCTGTCCATCTGTGCTATCTTCCTCATTGTCTATGTCTTAATCTTTATGATTACCTCAAGAAGCTATCGCAAGATTGTGCAAATGTAA
- a CDS encoding VIT family protein, whose protein sequence is MTEIKHEIDANFAGRLNILRAGVLGANDGIISIAGVVIGVASATSNIWIIFLSGLAAILAGAFSMAGGEYVSVSTQKDTEEAAVAREQLLLDKDIESAKQSLYAAYLQNGECETSAQLLTNKAFLKNPLKALVEEKYGIECEEFTNPWHAAISSFIAFVLGSLPPMLSITVFPSDYRIPATVFIVALSLLVTGYTSAKLGKAPTKTAMIRNLCIGLLTMGVTYLFGQLFSI, encoded by the coding sequence ATGACAGAAATAAAACATGAAATTGATGCAAACTTTGCAGGACGACTCAATATTTTAAGAGCGGGCGTTCTCGGTGCCAATGATGGGATTATTTCCATTGCTGGAGTGGTTATCGGGGTTGCTAGTGCAACAAGCAATATCTGGATTATCTTTTTATCTGGACTAGCCGCTATCCTCGCTGGAGCTTTTTCTATGGCAGGTGGCGAATATGTCTCTGTATCCACTCAGAAAGATACGGAAGAAGCCGCTGTTGCTAGAGAGCAATTGCTCTTGGATAAAGACATCGAATCTGCAAAACAATCCCTCTATGCTGCTTATCTTCAAAACGGTGAGTGTGAAACGTCCGCCCAACTCTTGACCAACAAGGCCTTTTTAAAAAATCCCCTCAAAGCCTTGGTTGAGGAAAAATACGGTATCGAGTGCGAAGAATTTACCAATCCTTGGCATGCTGCTATCTCTAGCTTTATCGCCTTTGTACTGGGAAGTCTTCCTCCCATGCTTTCGATCACTGTCTTTCCAAGTGATTATCGCATTCCTGCTACTGTTTTTATCGTTGCCCTTTCCCTTCTCGTCACTGGCTATACCAGTGCTAAACTAGGCAAGGCACCTACGAAAACTGCTATGATCCGTAACCTCTGTATCGGACTTCTCACCATGGGAGTGACTTACCTGTTTGGACAACTCTTCAGCATTTAA
- a CDS encoding Cof-type HAD-IIB family hydrolase → MIKLVATDMDGTFLDGEGRFDMKRLKNVLVSYKEKGIYFAVASGRGILSLKKLFADVRDEVIFIAENGSYVEFHGEDMYEATMSRDFYLSTFEALKKSPYFDESKMLLTGKKACYVLDTVDETYLMFSRHYNENIQKVASLEDITDEIFKFTTNFTEETIEVGEAWVNENVPGVKAMTTGFESIDIVLDYVDKGVAIVELAKKLGLTMDQVIAFGDNLNDLHMMQVVGHPIAPENARPEILELAEAVIGHHKDQSVMAYMEGL, encoded by the coding sequence ATGATTAAACTTGTAGCAACCGATATGGATGGAACCTTTCTAGATGGAGAGGGTCGGTTTGATATGAAACGCCTCAAAAACGTACTTGTTTCCTACAAGGAAAAGGGGATTTATTTTGCTGTGGCTTCAGGTCGCGGTATCTTGTCCCTGAAAAAGTTGTTTGCGGATGTGCGTGATGAAGTGATTTTTATAGCTGAAAATGGGAGCTATGTTGAGTTTCATGGCGAGGATATGTATGAGGCTACTATGTCTCGGGATTTTTACTTGAGTACTTTTGAAGCTTTAAAGAAATCACCCTATTTTGATGAAAGTAAAATGCTCTTGACTGGGAAAAAAGCTTGTTACGTATTAGACACAGTCGATGAGACCTATCTGATGTTTAGCCGTCACTACAATGAAAATATTCAAAAAGTAGCGAGTTTGGAAGATATCACGGATGAGATTTTTAAATTCACTACGAACTTTACTGAAGAAACGATAGAAGTTGGTGAGGCCTGGGTCAACGAAAATGTTCCTGGTGTGAAAGCCATGACAACTGGTTTTGAATCCATTGATATTGTCTTGGACTATGTTGATAAGGGTGTAGCCATTGTTGAGCTGGCAAAAAAACTTGGTCTAACCATGGATCAGGTCATAGCGTTTGGCGATAATCTCAATGACCTTCACATGATGCAGGTTGTCGGTCACCCCATCGCTCCTGAAAATGCGCGACCAGAGATTTTAGAATTAGCAGAAGCAGTGATTGGCCACCACAAGGACCAGTCAGTGATGGCTTATATGGAGGGTTTGTAA
- a CDS encoding Cof-type HAD-IIB family hydrolase, whose amino-acid sequence MADIKLIALDLDGTLLTTDKKLTDRTKAVLKAARDRGIKVVLTTGRPLKAMDFFLHELGTDGQEDEYTITFNGGLVQKNTGEILDKTVFSIDDVARLYEETEKLGLPLDAISEGTVYQIQSDQESLYAKFNPALTFVPVAFEDLSSQMTYNKCVTAFAQEPLDAAIQQISPELFDQYEIFKSRELLLEWSPKNVHKATGLAKLIKHLGIDQSQVMACGDEANDLSMIEWAGLGVAMQNAVPAVKAVANVITPMTNDEEAVAWAIEEYVLKEN is encoded by the coding sequence ATGGCAGATATTAAATTGATTGCACTTGATTTGGATGGTACTTTACTGACAACGGATAAAAAGCTGACAGATCGTACCAAGGCGGTCCTCAAGGCTGCGCGTGATCGTGGTATCAAGGTCGTTCTGACAACAGGTCGTCCTTTGAAGGCTATGGATTTCTTTCTCCATGAGCTAGGGACTGATGGTCAGGAGGACGAGTACACCATCACCTTTAATGGTGGTCTGGTACAGAAAAATACAGGCGAGATTCTCGATAAAACCGTCTTTTCAATCGACGATGTGGCACGATTGTATGAGGAAACTGAAAAACTCGGACTTCCGTTAGATGCTATTTCAGAAGGAACTGTCTATCAAATCCAGTCTGACCAAGAAAGTCTCTATGCTAAGTTCAACCCAGCCTTGACTTTCGTACCTGTCGCTTTTGAGGATCTATCTAGTCAGATGACGTATAATAAATGTGTGACTGCCTTTGCCCAAGAACCTTTGGATGCAGCGATTCAACAGATTTCTCCTGAATTGTTTGACCAATACGAAATCTTCAAATCGCGTGAACTCTTATTGGAATGGTCGCCGAAAAACGTCCACAAGGCAACAGGTTTAGCGAAATTAATTAAACACTTAGGAATCGACCAAAGTCAAGTCATGGCTTGTGGGGACGAGGCTAATGACCTTTCCATGATTGAATGGGCAGGTCTGGGAGTTGCCATGCAAAATGCAGTTCCAGCAGTTAAGGCAGTTGCCAATGTGATTACCCCGATGACCAACGACGAGGAAGCCGTTGCCTGGGCTATCGAAGAATACGTGCTAAAGGAGAACTAG
- the ftsY gene encoding signal recognition particle-docking protein FtsY: MGLFDRLFGKKEEPKIEDIVKEALENLDLSEEVEENQTAVEETAQEETARDKVEKTPAQEEIPQILTEEVIEPEAVEETAQEELELESDELEQFQESEKFLEEENQEIEEELASEVVEEELPQVEETVQEKYDRSLKKTRTGFGARLNAFFANFRSVDEEFFEELEELLIMSDVGVQVASNLTEELRYEAKLENAKKPDALRRVIIEKLVELYEKDGNYDEQIHFQDGLTVMLFVGVNGVGKTTSIGKLAHRYKQAGKKVMLVAADTFRAGAVAQLAEWGRRVDVPVVTGPEKADPASVVFDGMERAVAEGIDILMIDTAGRLQNKDNLMAELEKIGRIIKRVVPEAPHETFLALDASTGQNALVQAKEFSKITPLTGIVLTKIDGTARGGVVLAIREELNIPVKLIGFGEKIDDIGEFNSENFMKGLLEGLI; encoded by the coding sequence ATGGGATTATTTGACCGTCTATTCGGAAAAAAAGAAGAGCCGAAAATCGAAGATATTGTTAAAGAAGCTCTGGAAAATCTTGATTTGTCAGAAGAGGTTGAAGAAAACCAAACGGCAGTCGAAGAAACTGCTCAGGAAGAGACAGCAAGAGACAAAGTGGAAAAAACACCTGCTCAAGAAGAAATTCCTCAGATCTTGACAGAAGAAGTTATTGAACCAGAAGCAGTCGAGGAAACTGCTCAGGAAGAGCTTGAGCTAGAATCTGATGAATTGGAACAATTCCAAGAGTCGGAAAAATTTCTAGAAGAAGAGAACCAAGAAATTGAAGAAGAACTAGCTTCTGAAGTAGTAGAAGAAGAACTTCCTCAGGTTGAAGAAACCGTACAGGAAAAATATGACCGCAGTCTCAAGAAAACCCGTACAGGATTCGGTGCTCGTTTGAATGCCTTCTTTGCCAACTTCCGTTCTGTCGATGAAGAATTCTTCGAGGAATTGGAAGAACTGCTCATCATGAGCGACGTCGGTGTGCAGGTCGCTTCAAACTTAACAGAAGAACTACGCTATGAAGCTAAACTCGAAAACGCTAAGAAGCCTGACGCACTTCGTCGTGTTATTATCGAGAAATTGGTTGAACTCTACGAAAAGGATGGCAACTACGATGAACAAATCCACTTCCAAGATGGTTTGACAGTTATGCTCTTTGTTGGAGTTAATGGTGTTGGGAAGACAACTTCTATCGGGAAATTGGCTCATCGCTACAAACAAGCTGGCAAGAAAGTCATGCTGGTTGCGGCAGATACCTTCCGTGCGGGTGCTGTGGCTCAGCTAGCTGAATGGGGCCGTCGTGTGGATGTTCCTGTTGTGACGGGGCCTGAAAAGGCTGATCCAGCAAGTGTGGTCTTTGATGGGATGGAACGTGCTGTAGCTGAAGGGATTGATATCCTCATGATTGATACAGCAGGTCGTCTGCAAAACAAGGACAACCTTATGGCCGAGTTGGAAAAGATTGGCCGTATTATCAAGCGTGTCGTTCCAGAGGCGCCACATGAAACCTTCTTAGCACTCGATGCTTCAACTGGACAGAACGCTCTGGTACAAGCTAAGGAATTTTCTAAGATAACACCATTGACTGGAATTGTTTTGACTAAAATTGACGGAACTGCCCGAGGTGGTGTTGTTCTGGCTATCCGCGAAGAACTCAATATCCCTGTAAAATTAATCGGTTTCGGTGAAAAAATCGATGATATCGGGGAATTTAACTCAGAAAACTTTATGAAGGGTCTCTTAGAAGGCTTGATTTAA